The proteins below are encoded in one region of Lactuca sativa cultivar Salinas chromosome 3, Lsat_Salinas_v11, whole genome shotgun sequence:
- the LOC111889181 gene encoding dehydrin Xero 2, with the protein MAHFGGDHKDGREGRQTDEYGNPLHSSTPFTGMGMGIGTETGTGYDQHREEGQEKKGVIEKIKEKFPGGHSTEEHQRVSSTTGGVSGGGYGEGGETHEKKGLMEKIKEKLPGGHNNDEHQRVSATTGGVGDNYLEGGETHEQKGVTEKIKEKLPGGYSTDEHQRVSTSTIYGVGGGGNTYGEGGETHENKGMMEKIKERLPGDHNTDEHQRVPTTTVSSIDGGYVEGGETHEKKGVMEKIKDKLPGGNISEHQTVSSTTTRGVGGGGYGERGETYEKKGVMEKIKEKLPGGDNTDEHQGVSTTTSGGIGGGGYGEGGETHEKKGVMEKIKEKLPGHH; encoded by the coding sequence ATGGCACATTTCGGAGGAGATCATAAAGACGGAAGAGAAGGTCGGCAAACAGATGAGTACGGAAACCCACTTCACTCTAGCACCCCTTTTACGGGTATGGGAATGGGCATTGGCACCGAAACTGGGACAGGCTACGATCAACATAGAGAAGAAGGCCAAGAAAAGAAAGGGGTGATAGAGAAGATCAAAGAAAAGTTTCCCGGTGGTCACAGCACGGAGGAGCATCAAAGGGTGTCCTCAACGACAGGCGGCGTTAGTGGCGGTGGTTATGGGGAAGGAGGGGAAACCCACGAAAAGAAAGGGCTGATGGAGAAGATCAAAGAAAAGCTTCCCGGTGGTCACAACAATGATGAGCATCAAAGGGTGTCCGCAACGACAGGCGGCGTTGGTGACAATTATTTGGAAGGAGGGGAAACCCATGAGCAGAAAGGGGTGACAGAGAAGATCAAAGAAAAGCTTCCTGGTGGTTACAGTACCGACGAGCATCAAAGAGTGTCCACATCAACGATATACGGcgttggtggtggtggtaataCATATGGGGAAGGAGGGGAAACCCACGAGAACAAAGGCATGATGGAGAAGATCAAAGAAAGGCTTCCCGGTGATCACAATACGGACGAGCATCAAAGGGTGCCCACAACAACGGTGAGTAGCATTGATGGCGGTTATGTGGAAGGAGGGGAAACCCACGAGAAGAAAGGGGTTATGGAGAAGATTAAAGATAAGCTTCCTGGTGGTAACATCTCTGAGCATCAAACAGTGTCCTCAACAACGACAAGAGgcgttggtggtggtggttatgggGAAAGAGGGGAAACCTACGAGAAGAAAGGGGTGATGGAGAAGATCAAAGAAAAGCTTCCCGGTGGTGACAACACGGACGAGCATCAAGGGGTGTCAACAACAACATCTGGCGGcattggtggtggtggttatgggGAAGGAGGAGAAACCCATGAGAAGAAAGGGGTGATGGAGAAGATCAAAGAGAAGCTTCCTGGACATCATTAG